The nucleotide window TACTGATTATTGTATGTTCGATATCGCAAGCCAGGGATATTGAAATATACTTTACCCCCAATGAAAAAGCAGTTTACATCATAGGACAATATATAGAAGAGGCCAAGAAAAGCATTGATGTTGCCATGTATTGTTTTACGTCAAGGAAATTAGCCTGGAAAATCGCCGATGCTAAAAAAAGAGGGGTCAAAATAAGGGTTTTGATGGATGCACGCCAGGGTAATTTCTTAGAGAACAAATATACAAAATCTCTATTTCTTAAAAAAAGAGGGGTGGATGTAAGATTTGCAAAGCCTTGTGTTTATAAGGATTTCGAGGGCATAATGCACAACAAGTTTACCATTATAGATAAAAAGATTGTCATTACCGGCTCATTTAACTGGACGGCATCTGCCTATACAAGAAACAATGAAAATATAGTGGTTTTAAAAAGAGTAGATGTAGCCAACCTATACGAACAAAATTTTGAAAAATTATGGAAGAAAAGTCAGCTTTTAAAGTTCAATGTAGAATCGTTAAAAGTAATAAATGCGGAAGATGTAGACGAGATACTGGCAAACACTGAAAAATATGTCAGAATAAGAGGAAAAATTTCAGAGGTTTACTTTTCTCCGTCTCACACCTGTTTTTTGCATTTTCAAAACAACAAACAGTTAAAGATTGTCATATTCAAAAATACACAAATGCACTATGATCCTGCTATTGTGCATGGGAAAACAGTAGAGATATGGGGCAGAATATCCAATACAGAAAAATACGGATTAGAAATAATCATAGACCTACCAGAACAGATAAGAATATTATAAACTATTACCCTTGTTTTTTTGAGTAATAAAAGCTGCTCTTAAATCATATAAAGCATCTTCCAGTATTTTTATTTCTTCATCGGCAAGGTTGCCTCGCGTTTTTTCCTTTAATACTTCCAAAAGACCGATAGTTCCTCTTGCCGATTCTAAGCTCTCTATCTTCTTACCACTAAACGGATCAGCTACCATTCCTAACTGCACATAGCCTGCTTGAGCAAGGGACAAAACAAGCTGGGTAAATGTAGGTTTATCTTTCATCTTCTTCTCCAATATAGGTTGCTTTAGAATTATCACTTTCCCATACAGCAACGCATTTCATCTTACAATTGTTATCAACTCTGTTTTTCATCTCCATGTAGATAAAACGGGCAATTTCCTCTGAGGTGGGGTTTACGCTTTTAAAGTAGGGAAGCTCATTTAGAAAAGTATGGTCTAATTTCTTCAGTATATCTCTCAGTATTTGTTTAATCTCTTTGAAATCCATGCCAATAGACAGTTTATTTAACCTTTTGCAGCTGATGGTTACCTCTACCTTAAAATTATGCCCATGTAGCTTTTCACACGGTCCCTGATAATTTCTCAGGCTATGAGCCGCAGAAAAAGATTCTATCGCCGTCAATTCAAACATTGCAACATCCCATATAATGATTGAGCATATATTGTTTTTCCATCTAACCTCATACTTTTCACCTTACCATAAT belongs to Deltaproteobacteria bacterium and includes:
- a CDS encoding exodeoxyribonuclease VII large subunit gives rise to the protein MVRVIRLISIVCLLIIVCSISQARDIEIYFTPNEKAVYIIGQYIEEAKKSIDVAMYCFTSRKLAWKIADAKKRGVKIRVLMDARQGNFLENKYTKSLFLKKRGVDVRFAKPCVYKDFEGIMHNKFTIIDKKIVITGSFNWTASAYTRNNENIVVLKRVDVANLYEQNFEKLWKKSQLLKFNVESLKVINAEDVDEILANTEKYVRIRGKISEVYFSPSHTCFLHFQNNKQLKIVIFKNTQMHYDPAIVHGKTVEIWGRISNTEKYGLEIIIDLPEQIRIL
- a CDS encoding DUF1844 domain-containing protein is translated as MKDKPTFTQLVLSLAQAGYVQLGMVADPFSGKKIESLESARGTIGLLEVLKEKTRGNLADEEIKILEDALYDLRAAFITQKNKGNSL
- the queD gene encoding 6-carboxytetrahydropterin synthase QueD; the encoded protein is MFELTAIESFSAAHSLRNYQGPCEKLHGHNFKVEVTISCKRLNKLSIGMDFKEIKQILRDILKKLDHTFLNELPYFKSVNPTSEEIARFIYMEMKNRVDNNCKMKCVAVWESDNSKATYIGEEDER